The nucleotide window ACGAGAACATAAGTGACGATAGTGAGGACGACCCGAATATAACAGATAACGGAAAGACCGAACTGTAATTTTAGTTAAGAGGTAGCTTGTTATGGCACCGTTATGTCATATTAGCGACTTGTAAGCGGATCTATGCCAACAACAATTGTTAGATTTGCACCAGAATGAAgctatttaaatgaatttactgttataaactatttttttaattataattagcactaatttttattaaaaagcaaaGCATAGATGCCAAAAACACTGATCCCATATATTTAAGCGCACTTTTAGTTTAAGCTGAATTCTAAGTAATATTTATCTGACATGTAACTGCCATTTTAATAAATGGATGCTCGCATAATTGAAATAAACTTCCATTTTTTCAAGACACGCCGTAAACTTTTGCATTTTAACTCTTCCTCGCCTCCACCGGCTCGTTCTCCACTTTTTCGAGCTCAGCGGCGCCTTCTGTGAACAGATTTAGATCATCCAATTTTGTACTTAACGGTCCTTCGGGTTCCACCAGACTGCCGAATAGTTCATACTCGTAGGCCACATCGTCTTCGCTGCGCTCACTGCTGTCCGTGTCTTGTTCCAATTTAAGACACGCGTCCAATGCCGCTAAGGATTCCTCCGCTGCCGCAGCCATAAGTTCACGTTCACGCTCACGCTCCACATCGATCTCTGCTACCAGCATCGCCTTTTTCTTGCAATGTAGATGTGGCAACATGTTGGCGGGCACCTCGCCACTGGAGTCACGTGAGTGGTAATCGGCCGAACTGGTCGAAAGCGCCTCGGTTTCCAGCAATAGTTTACCATCCTTCAAAACGTAGGTTGGCTCCTGCTTGTAATAGTTGCCGTACAATTCCTTGAGCGTCTTCTTTGTGAGATTGAACTCACGCATGCCGAAACCTTGCTTCTCAGCTTTGCGTTTGACCTCCTTGCGTTGCTCGTGCGCCAATTGCTCAGCTGCCGTACGCAAACCTTCGCCGTCTTCAGAATTACGTTTTGATGACCATGCACTGGAAATGGACTTGCGCGAGCGGCGTACTATTTGCCGGCACTTGTTGGTTATGCCGCCTACGATTTCGGAAACGAGCGCTATAGCGCCGAGCAGATAACCGATACCCATCAATAGGAACATGCCCTCCGTGTCGGCTGTGGTTAACTGGCGTTCCTCTTGTATACGCTCACGCAGCGCATTGGCTGAGCTCGCCTGTAGCAGTTTGCCACTAGCCGAGCGTTGCATGGACCATTTGACCTCATTGAGTATTTTATTCATTAGACCACTCTGCTGCGCGAGCAAGATCATTGAATCGATTTTGCGCTTGTAAACTGAATCTCGCGGAAAGAGGAAGCCAACTTGGAACAATGCAAAACATTCCTCACTGAGGTGCAAAGCCGACCGACGTGAAATGTTGCTGGAaaggtatatattttcaaaccgAACTACGTAATATCCAGTTATTACTTACTCGTCTGAGAAATTCTTCTGCACCATGAACTCCAGTTGTGCCGCCGAGCCTAAGAATGCATAGTTCCAGAAGAAACTTTGCGTTACATTGCCAATACCTTCTTCCAGGTTGGAAACGAACTCCATTTTCTTGTACAATTTGACTGTGGGGACATGCGTGGAGTTCTGGAACCAAGTCTCCCAACCACCATTGTCTGAAAAAAACCTCGCATGAGAAAGGGTGGAATGCAAAAGTATAGGTAAATATTCCGGAAGTGACGTTCCGATTCATTTAAGTAGAAGTATCACTAAGCGAAAGCATACTAAACTTTTATCGGGTATTTGGAACCAACATTGACTCTGTTCCAAAACGGGAATACACCACTTCTTCACAATACTGCCCATACGAGATTCTCTTACTTTCCGCCTCTTTTCCACTTACCTAGTGTTCCTACGCGAAAGAAAAGACCCAACAAGTCGTTAACGGAATCCACAGTATTCGGAAAGGCTGGCAGTGTTACGAACGCAATGATGGAGCCGGTATAACATGCCgttattattatagtaaacaACCAATAAGACCCTATAAGCAGACGTGTCGATGTCTTCTGTGTGCTGGTCCACGAGTATTTGCCCGAAAATGTTAGGCTGTTGGTAAACATGCCGAAGACATACCAAAACATGTTCTCCATTTCGCCCCAATTGCCGATCAAGTGGCGCAACGTCAACCGATCACTGTATACAATAGGAAATATGGCGCCCAAATAAATCACCACAATACAAACCCAAACCGGCCACTGGAAGGGGCCCATAATAGCACGATATCTGAAATGGAACAGGGAAGATGAGCTTTAATGCCACTGTGATTCTTACTATAGTCAACGCACTCACTTTGGCAAAGCTTTGGACGCAAGCGTAATAAAACTGGCGCAATCGCGCGAATGCCCAATGGACATGTCGGTTTCCGTGATGCGATCATCCGTAATATATAGGCCGCACATGCCGATGTCGGCTGCTTTAGTGCGGACTTGAAGCATTATGTTGTCAATGACGCTGAACCGATGCATGGGTTTAAGAAGAACATTGTTAAGGTATCAATCAAGGACATGATTTCATGCATTACCTCTTAACATTTGTGCGTCTGGCTGGCTCTATGATGTCGATGGTAAAATTGAGTTTCGACGCAATCATATTGAGTAAACGGTATTCCAAGCCATCCCAATTGGTGTGAGAACTGCCACCCCGGGATAGCGACTGAATGCGAAATATAAAAGGTGGCTGATTTATAGCCGACACCTGGAAACTGTGTCCGGCGAAACCATTTGCAAATTTCGTCGGAAAGAGGTTAACATGCGGACGAGAAAGTGCGCCCCGAATCCAGCTGGTCAATACAATCGGCGTATTAGAACCCAAACCATCGGTATATAGTTTATGGGTGTAGAGTACGTAAGGACGTTCCTAGATTTGGGATAATGGAGATTTCTTTATAAACCACATATCTAAAGCTTTTAAATTTCggcatatttcgaaaataatattgCGGAACTCACACGCGATGGAGTCTCGGTCAGTGACTCGCCTATGACCAATAAATTGACAATATTTGAAGAGGCTTCCGAGGACAGAAAATCTCTCAGCTTCCATTGTGTCGAGCGCGCGACCAGCACAACTCGACTTTCGATTTGTGGTCCAATGATTTTGCGCGTCATCTCTGGATCCGAAAGAAATAGTATATAACTTTTACACTGGCTGTCTATGCGTCGTCGTAACCTTGAATTGATGGCCTTATAATGTTCGTTTATTTCGCCATGGTAAAAGGTGATGGGAAAAGTCTATAAGAGATGAATCAATGTCTCAAAAACTAGGTGTTATCTTCAGCTGATTATTTCTCTATACCTTAAAAAGACTTTCCAGTATCATGGCCTCGGATTTCTTAACGAAACTGTCATAGTAGATAACTGGTGGACACTTGTACAGATACTCAATGGCGATTTTATTAACTAGCTTCACCAGGGAGTCAGTTTGGTCGGCGCCGAATGAGTTCATGTGGAACTTATTTGCCAGAACCTCTCCGCGTGGCTTTGGGTGCCCCCGAAATATTGGTTTAATCTCTCGACGCAAGCGGCGAAATTGTGACACAGTTGCATTTCGTTTACGATACTCGCAACCGCCGTAAAGCTGTGGATTCAGATTGTGACGCTTTATCAAAGTCGGACTAACGCAGGCAACTCTATCCACTTCTGCCGCGGTTGCAAGTTCACTGCACACCCATTGCAAGCTGCAGAGTAATAGAGCAGCTTGTACTAGGAAGCGCGTCCAACTAGGCGGCATGTTGTTGTCACACCGTTAACACTTTCACTTCTCCTGCTTTGGCTTATGAGTGGTGATATTTATCTACTTATGGGTATTCGGCGTTATATTGGTCATACTGGACAAGGCTAACTCGTAATTTATTAGCCCTAcatgtttataattaatatactaATGTGCTTATTGTTGCTGTATTTATTGCTGCAGTTGTGCTTGGTGCAGTTTGCGATGAGTGTAGCACGCAATGGGTCGTCACCTTCCAATTAGTAGTAGctggtggtgttgttgtttcgcTTTGATTTGGAAAACACCTGCGGATAATTGAGTTTCTATATCTGATTTGTCGTCAGCCCGTGTTGCAGCCACCTTAAAGTGAATCCGCATTTTTTAAAGCCATAAAAATTGTGCAAGGAAATGGTTAAAAATTGTGCTTGAAAGGATTGGACTCCCTTTTTGGGTGTCTGGTTTGATGCAACtctacaaaaattcaaaaaaagggaaaatagGACTGTTTTGTGCATAAGCTCTTCAGGCCCAAAAAGGAATGTGACATTGGCTGATGGtgtccgaaaaaaataaaataattcactcAAAAACTCTTCATAAAATCTGAAGATCCCTGAAGCACTATAATTATTACTACAATCCGTGGAAAGAAATTATAGCTTGAAGTCGACGTATaaaagcctccttaatatcgcatacGTGAGCCTATCGAACCTAGTGAGTGAAGTACtgaagcccactgtcaacaaactgattgcgCCATATCAGTGTAGCTTTAAGCCTGGAAAATTTACTGtagattttcaccatgcgccaaatcttagaaaagactCGGAAAATTGAGAATAACACAGTCACCTCTTCGTGTATTTTATAGCTGCCGTCGACAGCACGAAACGGAACTGCTTTTATGCCATTATGCCTGAACTTGGCATCTACGTAAAACTAATGCTATTGTAAAAACTAACGTTGAGTAGCTTCAAAAGCTCCgacaggatcgggaaggacttctgcgagccgttcgataccgacCGAAGTTTCAAACAAGCGCACTCCCTATtttgtgacttcttcaatctgttactgtaaaaaataatacgagcttCTATAGGAGTGTACacctgctggcgtatgccgatgatactGATACCAATAGTCTCATCAACCTCGCCGTTAGCTCCGATTTCTCCAGATTGGATAAGAAAGCAAAGCGGATGGGTCTGATTGAGAACGAGGACAAGAGAAAGTGTCTCctgtcattaaaaaaaaacaatcgtcGCTCttgcgactaggctcccacgttactgttgacagtcataacttcgaagtggaagatagtttcgtctatcttggaacctgTATAACACCAATAAAAatatcagcctagaaatccaacgtagaatcaaatcactcttgccaacagctgctacttcagactgagtaggcaattgaaaaataagGTCATCTTTCGAAGAACAAAGACCatactctacaagtcactcatcattctcTACCTGCTATACTGtgcggaggcatggacgatgacggCATCTGATAAGTCGGTATTAAGAGTGTtctagagaaaggttttgcggaaaatgtatggtcctttgcgccttGGCGAAACCCGGAGTTAGTTCGAGATGGACCTGGCTGTACTTGGTATCTGGAATTGTCGAAAAGATGGAATGTTTGGCGCTCTGTTGTTAACTCGCTTAAGCactgtctacgccagtaaagaagaagaaaaagacctGCATAAAGATAAgaatttagcaaaatatttttcgcgGCTTTGAAAAAAGCTATGCTTTAAGACGTTTGGATAGTTTTTCGGTGAAAACGTGTGGAGCTTGAGCTTAAAGTTTCTGAAGAATCTTTTTAAGAGTGACTAGCGGGTAAAGTATATCCACAACTATACCTGCAAGCTTCACAAGCCCATGTGACTACCCACCATGCTCATGACAGTCGGTGCGGACCCGCTTTTGTATACTGCTTTCCGCTGATTATAGAATTTGATCTAAAGttttttgaagaattattttAGAGGTGGGTGTATAATATCTTACACCACAATGTACTGGTGACTATTAGCCGCAGAAACCCACTAGACTAACGCGACAGTCGATTCCACTTAACCGTtgccacgacagtcgggtctacgcaACTGGAACGGACCCGTagttttatccggtcaaggactgtcaactcggccaTAACCACAAAAACTTAACCACACCTTAGCCAGATTTTAATGAAGCCAAGCACTGTCAAATGAGCAGCAGTCCTCAACTTATTTGAGAAATGTAGTGACAGTAAAGTGATTTCGGTATATGTTCGCTCTCTTTTTGTGAGTATAATCCACTAATCCCCTCGAAAACAAGTATACACATCcaaattatataaacataatgttttctttatttgtaatattcattGATTCGATTCGTTGAACGTGTCGCTAGCACAAAATATTTGATTCACTcgttaaatgaaaatttgaaatgacaGTTTGAAATGCTTATTGACTAACCATAACGTATAACTAAAAATATgctttacatatattttgaattttctagtttaatatgtgtgtgtatgtgttcgtgtgtgtgttgAATTTCTTAACTCCAATAACTCACTTTTTCGATGCAAACTTAAAACACTTAATACTTTCGATGTCAattgggtttagtttttgttgaaaattacaATTTGCCTTTAAAGttacagaaattatttttacacattATTAGTTACATagggaaatatataaataaatttatgtgatTTACagctaattaatttaaattatgcataattatttttatgcatttacattttattatttaatactaTATTACAATAGCGGCagtgtggcaacaacaatatatgcttatataataataaaaaaaaaacaaaaaaaagtaaaaagtagtagtgttgttgtttactAGTGCTACTTAATGGTTgttgttaaattattatatgaacgtgaagattttttaaagtaataaggCGAttgataaattttgatttattaaaattttcagctgcTTTGAAAAGGACAAAATATTTAGTAGATACAGTGGGCTAaggtgaaaaaatttattttattgttttgctgattaaaaaaaaataaaatatatatattaagaaaaattatataaaaaacaaattttaataacaaaaaaatatttttatgacgaactttatattttgtttcaaattaaaatttttttgagcattaaaactttttgttttaaaatttgtattacaaaaaaataaaataaaacaaatatctttttaaaaatttatttttgtttctgagctttttattttttttggtagaaaatttttttaaaaaatatgttctaaatattttttttaatatacattattttgcaaaaaaaaattttgaaaaaaaaattttataatgttaaaaaaatttaaattttaaacaaagtaTAAAATTCgtcataaaaatacttttttgttattaaaatttgttctttttgtacaatttttttcgtATATAGTCCATTTATATGCTTTATAGCTTGTCTGCCATTTCACAtactgcaaatttatttattttcaacaacatataaacttatttttaattatttaattgtcttttattgattctaattttaattatctaaaataaaaaaatattttttaatgaaaaaatgctataaaatagaaaaatgtagTGCATTTCAGTTATGCTAGGCTTACGAgctacaatatacatatgtatgtatgtgtaggtaaatacatattatgtaaTAGATAGCTATTTATGATGTGTGGTATATTGTATGCTATAAAAGCGAGATGAGTGCgctgaaaaatcgaaaaatattaaaatttgaaaattctgctaaagaaattaaaaaaaaattggaaatcaatttttttataaatatttatgaaaaattattaaaatttattcatgaaaaattatttaaatttatttatgaaaataattaaatattaaaaattttaaaaattgaatattttttcaaaaaacaaaaaaaattaataatttttcataaataaattttaataattttttataaaaaaattttgtaatttttcataaaaaaattttaataatttttcaaaaatcaatttaaaaaaattcgtttttataaatatttatgaaaaattattaaaatttatttatgaaaaattatcaattttttttatgagaaaatattcatttttttttaatgaaaaattattaaaattttttatgaaaattattaaaaatatttaaaatttaggaaaaaatatttacaaatttttatgataaaatatacaaatttttttgatgaaaaattattaaaatttctttttgagaaaataataaaatttatttatgaaaaattattaatatttatactattattttttcagaaaGTAGTAAGCCAGTATCGAAAGTtttctaaactttaaattttccaaaaataattttaaaaattatgctatcTGAACTGCATCCGTTTATGTGTATGAATCAAAATCAATTATGTACAGTTATCAccaagaataataataattactttgctcaaaaaaatgctcaaaaagttataaaatagaaaattttgtaattttttttattaaactggaaaataatttacttgtttccgtgaaaaaagtttttcgcTTAAATCAGCTGCCGAAAGCTTTTCGAAATGTTTGCAGCttctaacttaaaaaaaactacaaaattgtTCGACAAAGCCGCTTCGCTACTTTTCTTTTGTACCTATTCAACCTTAAACGCTCGAGGCAACTCGAATAGTCAAACATTTATCACATATCATAATAATATAGTAAATTGCCCTAAACATACAGTGCTTacgtgttaaaaaaaaaaaacttaaaatatgtatattttttcatacaaaactcTCCACTTCTCAAAGCCATCAACGTTTCCGGTTGCAATTTCGCCGTTTCCGTTGCAAGTAGCGGTAAAACGCTTGGGCTGCTATGAAAAAACTACAACTAGTATTGCGCGCATGCGTGgccacttaattttaatatttttctgcttGCTTTCGCGTTTTCGCATTTACAACTAATACAAATTTAATActagaatttcgaaaaaatgtaggatttaataaatagtttttgcttttttaagtCATAAAATACGAAATTTCATTTAGCCAATGATTCGTtgatgcttttttgttgttatttgctaaataaagtttttgttggtGCTAACGAGTGAATTGTATATTTTGTGCATTTACAGTTGTATGGatggtttgtatgtgtgtatgcttctCTTCCTGCTTGCTtcctttttctccttttttcttTGACCCTCGTCGGTATTTACAATTAGCAAAGCGCACGCGTTGCTCACCGCAGTTAACTTGACGGCGCTTTGCTTGGCCTTAACTTATACACCtgcctcacacacacatacactactAACGGTTGTCTTTAGCCCACACACACACTGTTTGCCATTTACGCTGTCGAATCTTCGATTTCATTGTCGATACGTGAGGAACGTATGCCCGATTTGCCGGTCCATGGATAGATGTCGGGGCAGGGTTGGCATGTTTTCATGTAGCGTACACCGGATTTGTGCCACAGATTGCAGACCTTGGGGTTGTTGCAACGCTTCGGACGGTCCTGCGatagacaaacaaaaaacaatatttatgaaCAAACTTCAAGTCTTTAGTACAATTTAGTTGACTCACCGAGTAATCACACTGGAATGGCTGGAAGGAGTTGATGCGCGAGATCGGTGTGGGATCGCGAACCCATTGCAACATTTGCCAATTGGTCACAATCCAAACGTCGGGCATTTGATTGATGGTGTCCAAGAATTTGATGAAACCTTCCTTGTGGTGCGGTTGAGTGAACCAAGCGGCGTGGTAGAACAGACCGAATGGTGCTCTGAAAAGTAGGCAACATATTTGTTATTGACAATGAAATTTACAGTTTCCATGTAACGCGTCTCACCTGTTCGTTTGGTAATGGCGTTCGAAGTTCTTCATGATCATTTTGGTCACACCTTCAGACTCGCTGGGATTCGAGCAGGCGTCACCCATCGAACAACGGCCACCATTCAAATCCTGCCACATTACCATAGGCACTTGCCACACACCCGGGTAGCTGCGTGTCGGGCATGGCGGTATCATACAGTCGTGGAAGATCTTATAATCGAAGGTGTAGGGCCACGATGGCGGGCGATTCTCGTAGACCGGCAGCGACGAGTCGTAGGTAAAGTTGGAGTCGTAAAGCATCTTGTACATTTTATTGCCGCCGACAGAGAGGAAGGGCGCGCGCATGCCACGCACATCGGAGAGTTTCACGCCACCGTAGGCGGCGAGAATTTCACGTTGACCGGCGATCTCACGCGTCCATTTCTTCTGCGAGAATTGTTCACCGAAGCTGTGACTGTATGCGTGTTTGGATTGATGTGTGTGGAAGAGAAATAGATTAGTAAgagtttcgatttttttgttgatttttaggttatgtggggacatatgtacatatgtatattagagcgggtcgatttgtAGGGcgataaaaaaacagaaaagttatGTATACGAGTAATGTTCTGCGGATCATGCTGAGCAGCTTTGCCTCAGAGACTATGagtctaaaaccggtttcgtGCCAGCGATTTATAAGGCGAAGTTATTAGGGATCATAAAAATTTGTGCgtcagttttggagatattcgCATGAAATTTAAGAAGTATGTGTAGTTTTGTATTATATTGATGATTTGTTAGAATCggtcagatcggacaactataccACATATCTCTCATATTATTCAATCGATTACTCAGCTTTCGAGTTTTATgggttttagacccatagtctctGAGACAAAATTGTTCGGCATAATCCGTAGAACATTTACCGCAAATGCGATTTTATACAATtcaaatcgacccgctctaatgatTTTTAAAAGTAAGTTGGTAGGATAAAGCTTGTAATAagtattgttattaaatttatatacaaatattttttagtctAAAAAGAGCAgagttttaaacaaaatttttgggaaaattgttaaagcaaaaaataagctttttgtttaaaaaataaaaaaaattaaataaaaatgttttttctaattgtttgtaaatgaatatatttttatgaaaataaaaagaagtagaaagctgggtaattattattaaattaattaaatagaaaaaaagtgttttaaaactcttaatttAAGCGtatataattattgtttttttatttaacaatatttttagcaAAACGAAGTCGAATACTTAATAGaaagtagttttgaaaaaataaaatgaaattttatccaatattttcgtaaatattttaaaaaaaattttaataattattttttttaataaaaatttaattaataaattaattttgtttattttttagcttttgtttttatttatgggcataatttttataaaattatttagttaatttggaaaaataaaaaatgcaattttatatttttttttttcaatattttcataaatatttttaaaaaaattttaattattattttttttactatatataacaaaaatcaaaattaatttttgtttatttgtttacttttatttttattcattgacatgatttttataaaattatttagttaattttggaaaaatagaatgaaatgttatattttttcaatgtttttatgaatatttttgaacaaaattttaataatttttttttaatataatattatatatgtataattaaaacaaataagtattaatatttattgtttttatcttaaatttttattcatggacttaatttttataaatttatttagttaattttgaaaaaaaaatgaaatatttttgaaaaaaattttaattatttttttaatataattaaaaaaaatcaaaaataattttttcaaaattattttttttaataattttgtttatttcttagCTTTTACTTTAATCATGgacataatttgaaaaaaattatttatttttagtttgaaaaatctcattttaatttttcaattttttatattaaattaccaTTATTTTATGTCTTCACTGTAGCAGTGGATAGCGGTCACCCATTACCAAGCATAATAAAGCCTTgtttgcatatatattatatataactgagtaagtaatttatttactaaaaaatatgtgtgtatgtaagttaaaaactattattttatatataagaaaataggGTGTTTTTTATGCGTTAGATGTGTGTTACTGGAAAACTGCTAAATGCACTTGTGCGCTTTTGTTGTACTACTCAAAAAGTGCTGTCACAAAAATGATCCAGTTGTCCTTTGCTTTTAGGCGTCAACttttgcattgtttttatttattaatgtgtgtgtgtgtatcaatttatgctacatatgtaagtgctgcCACACACTTGTTGCTGTGCCGTGTGTACATTATAGTTTGTGCTTTCTTTTGCTTTACTTACGATACGGTGTGGGAGGCCATCTCATGCCCTTCGGCATACAAATTTTGCACTTGACTGTAGTCGGTCCACTCGTGTGATACGTAGAAGGTTGCCGTTATGGGGCAGCCATTCGGATTGACACGTCCTTTTTCGAACAGATCGGTGTACAGTTGCTTGTTCAGATCGTTCACTGAATCGTCGAAGGTGATTAGCACTATTTGCGGCACTGTCTCGACCGGTAAATCGCCTGTGTGGCGCACGCGTGTGCATTTTTCGTGAGTACATGGTTTTTGCATGAGATGAGGGGGAGGCGAGCGGGTCCGCGACACAATTATATGCATTATGTGTAAAGAGTAGGAGTAGAAGTTGACGAAATGTCACCATAGAATTGTATGTTCGGAtgatttgtaaaataaaaacacaaattatggcgtggaataaaataaaataaaaaagaaaataacaaattaaataaaaactgacGAGAAACATATAGATAGTTGGtatgtgtaattaaaa belongs to Bactrocera dorsalis isolate Fly_Bdor chromosome 1, ASM2337382v1, whole genome shotgun sequence and includes:
- the LOC105230815 gene encoding ionotropic receptor 21a, with amino-acid sequence MPPSWTRFLVQAALLLCSLQWVCSELATAAEVDRVACVSPTLIKRHNLNPQLYGGCEYRKRNATVSQFRRLRREIKPIFRGHPKPRGEVLANKFHMNSFGADQTDSLVKLVNKIAIEYLYKCPPVIYYDSFVKKSEAMILESLFKTFPITFYHGEINEHYKAINSRLRRRIDSQCKSYILFLSDPEMTRKIIGPQIESRVVLVARSTQWKLRDFLSSEASSNIVNLLVIGESLTETPSRERPYVLYTHKLYTDGLGSNTPIVLTSWIRGALSRPHVNLFPTKFANGFAGHSFQVSAINQPPFIFRIQSLSRGGSSHTNWDGLEYRLLNMIASKLNFTIDIIEPARRTNVKSVIDNIMLQVRTKAADIGMCGLYITDDRITETDMSIGHSRDCASFITLASKALPKYRAIMGPFQWPVWVCIVVIYLGAIFPIVYSDRLTLRHLIGNWGEMENMFWYVFGMFTNSLTFSGKYSWTSTQKTSTRLLIGSYWLFTIIITACYTGSIIAFVTLPAFPNTVDSVNDLLGLFFRVGTLDNGGWETWFQNSTHVPTVKLYKKMEFVSNLEEGIGNVTQSFFWNYAFLGSAAQLEFMVQKNFSDDNISRRSALHLSEECFALFQVGFLFPRDSVYKRKIDSMILLAQQSGLMNKILNEVKWSMQRSASGKLLQASSANALRERIQEERQLTTADTEGMFLLMGIGYLLGAIALVSEIVGGITNKCRQIVRRSRKSISSAWSSKRNSEDGEGLRTAAEQLAHEQRKEVKRKAEKQGFGMREFNLTKKTLKELYGNYYKQEPTYVLKDGKLLLETEALSTSSADYHSRDSSGEVPANMLPHLHCKKKAMLVAEIDVERERERELMAAAAEESLAALDACLKLEQDTDSSERSEDDVAYEYELFGSLVEPEGPLSTKLDDLNLFTEGAAELEKVENEPVEARKS